A single genomic interval of Halopiger aswanensis harbors:
- a CDS encoding McrC family protein, producing the protein MSSSRRLSITERDDQAVDLPEKDLHHLASFEEITVSYAGDGQPRVSVSNHVGVIGLPSGNILEIRPKASCNLLHYLAYVGDINDELVRGTDAAVSMGDSFVDLVARLYLDELDTILKRGLNREYLVQESSEKHLRGQLDLQRQLQRQGVAPKKFECRYDELSTETVLNKILLDGLHRLRPLVTTSAIRSDVNRFYSRLQQYVSHERMSVRDIESVSLTRLDEYYADALELAKLIFKQIFVADLGGHDRRVQSLLIDMETIFERLVYRAVRNIVSKESYEVKDGSIGHLVQTESDRGLLQMYPDFWVVNKSNDIVFVGDAKWKTGTDPSRNDLYQIAAYQAKYGTPGMLVYPDLDSEMKDTYTYETPDGTTAGRGELQATELQTGDIDAYSTFKETVEATLRKQLPGELTSTTAAI; encoded by the coding sequence ATGAGTAGTAGTCGTCGACTTTCAATTACCGAACGTGACGATCAAGCGGTCGATCTCCCAGAGAAAGATCTCCATCACTTAGCGTCATTTGAAGAGATTACAGTCTCTTACGCCGGTGATGGACAGCCTCGAGTCTCTGTCTCTAACCATGTCGGCGTCATCGGATTACCGTCTGGAAATATTCTCGAGATTCGTCCGAAGGCATCCTGCAATCTACTGCACTATCTCGCCTACGTCGGTGATATCAACGATGAACTCGTTCGCGGTACGGATGCAGCTGTTTCGATGGGAGATTCCTTTGTCGATCTCGTTGCCAGACTCTACCTCGATGAGCTTGATACGATTCTGAAACGAGGACTGAACCGAGAATATCTCGTCCAGGAGTCATCGGAAAAACATCTTCGGGGGCAGTTGGATCTTCAACGTCAACTTCAGCGCCAAGGCGTTGCACCAAAGAAATTCGAGTGTCGATACGATGAACTCTCGACTGAGACGGTACTCAACAAAATCCTCTTAGACGGTCTCCATCGATTGCGTCCACTCGTCACTACGAGCGCAATTCGAAGCGATGTGAATCGCTTCTACAGTCGCCTTCAACAGTACGTCTCGCATGAACGGATGTCGGTTCGTGATATCGAGAGTGTTTCGCTTACCCGCCTCGATGAGTACTATGCAGATGCACTAGAGCTGGCGAAACTGATCTTCAAACAGATATTCGTAGCGGATTTAGGGGGCCACGATCGCCGTGTTCAGTCACTGTTAATCGACATGGAGACCATCTTCGAACGACTTGTGTATCGGGCTGTTAGGAACATCGTCAGCAAGGAGTCCTATGAGGTCAAGGACGGGAGTATCGGCCACCTAGTTCAAACTGAATCTGACCGCGGTCTCCTTCAGATGTATCCTGACTTCTGGGTAGTGAACAAATCGAATGACATCGTCTTCGTTGGTGACGCTAAATGGAAGACAGGAACAGATCCCAGTCGAAATGATCTCTATCAGATTGCAGCGTATCAGGCTAAATATGGAACTCCAGGGATGCTAGTCTATCCAGATTTAGATAGTGAAATGAAGGACACATACACATACGAGACACCGGATGGGACTACTGCTGGTCGCGGCGAATTACAAGCGACTGAACTACAGACGGGCGATATCGATGCCTACAGTACATTTAAGGAAACCGTCGAAGCGACACTTCGGAAGCAGCTTCCAGGAGAGCTGACATCAACGACAGCAGCAATCTGA
- a CDS encoding MrcB family domain-containing protein yields MSSPSPDFSELLHRVVAEYPTELIGQGITDHETRTDIEKRIPQQIRELLDMENLVVKASAGKGRWTSIPWIAVLDQRETSRIQEGTYIVYLFEPQEDRVTLTLNQGVTELKNEVGTKAARQQLRETARDIRQEIQPDGFTAGELEFPHASNRNRLYGPGTIFYKRYELGEIPPTNQTARDLQTLVDAYQAYIADDDPVSEESDTYDGISAATDAILAKLEQEDYENWLTTHLTRSIVSQWTSALRGFGPNSEPTSEELFVFDQIEALYDDIKSNLEDLQSELGTGSVGDLSPVETLFVVLVRDLQSALDLSVNMNHVKFLNLQRTDFESAEDDTTSKAGEDTPETSESFPVAEYLENQQEEITVWRFTSHSDDYPTILQHGAIQFTDSQKDDFNKIDRGDLILLYVTQETKNDELQTSGKGLIGCGIVSNKRTKNESWWWNEFHQNIEYRNIVEFDELYVTGDVDELDLETSINEKSTSTIESEIKALKQNRIPHETLKEKSQQLREKDFPVVSVLVNLHVEKDENRELVYWILQILSSRVTSREYDRSEIDVLSPEPQPNRADEIASQLESTGQVILHGPPGTGKTHTARKFAHWWLNEKLDQPTEDQLRIVTFHPSFNYEDFLEGLTAKQDESGTVTYDIEDGIFKRICRDAERAYNDADDPADAPPYILIIDEINRGNLAKIFGETITQLEQNKRLGAEEEVTVELAHSGDEFGVPPNLYVIGTMNTADRSIALIDAALRRRFSFLSFPPNYDVFATEYDLQSGLSDFVDEQLSFREILENSIQALQVMNANILDSGELGKGKRVGHSYLLGLDSVKEVRDAWYYNILPLLEEYYFEELGRLQSSVFETDHCALFDMQNREIAQFNEETLNKELKQLLERTDQPYSLPDE; encoded by the coding sequence ATGTCTTCACCCTCTCCAGATTTTTCAGAATTACTTCACCGTGTCGTCGCCGAGTATCCAACTGAGTTAATCGGCCAGGGCATCACTGACCACGAAACGCGGACTGATATTGAAAAGCGAATTCCGCAGCAAATACGGGAGCTACTCGATATGGAGAATTTAGTCGTCAAAGCCTCAGCTGGCAAGGGACGATGGACGTCAATCCCATGGATTGCTGTGCTCGATCAGCGAGAGACAAGTCGCATCCAGGAAGGGACCTACATTGTCTATTTGTTTGAACCTCAAGAAGACCGTGTCACCTTGACATTAAACCAAGGGGTGACCGAACTCAAGAACGAAGTAGGGACAAAAGCTGCTCGCCAGCAGTTGAGAGAAACTGCTAGGGACATCCGACAAGAGATTCAGCCTGATGGGTTTACTGCCGGTGAACTCGAGTTTCCTCATGCTTCGAATCGCAATCGGCTATATGGACCAGGGACGATTTTCTACAAGCGGTACGAGCTCGGTGAGATACCTCCCACTAATCAGACTGCTCGGGATCTCCAAACGCTTGTTGATGCCTATCAAGCGTACATAGCCGATGACGACCCGGTAAGCGAGGAGTCAGATACGTACGATGGTATTAGCGCAGCCACAGACGCTATCCTCGCAAAGCTAGAGCAAGAGGACTACGAGAACTGGCTAACGACGCATCTCACTCGCAGCATTGTATCTCAATGGACGTCTGCACTCCGTGGCTTTGGCCCGAACTCAGAGCCAACCTCCGAGGAGCTGTTTGTGTTTGATCAGATCGAAGCGCTCTACGATGATATCAAATCGAACCTTGAAGATCTTCAATCTGAGCTCGGAACTGGCTCTGTCGGAGACCTGTCACCAGTTGAGACCCTGTTCGTGGTCCTGGTTCGCGATCTTCAGTCTGCGTTGGATCTCTCCGTGAATATGAACCATGTGAAGTTTCTCAACTTGCAGCGGACTGATTTTGAGTCCGCTGAAGATGACACTACTAGTAAAGCAGGTGAAGACACACCAGAGACGTCCGAATCGTTCCCGGTCGCGGAGTATCTCGAAAATCAGCAAGAAGAAATCACTGTCTGGCGGTTCACGTCCCATAGCGATGATTACCCCACGATCCTTCAGCATGGCGCGATCCAATTTACGGACTCACAGAAAGATGACTTCAATAAAATCGATCGCGGCGATCTCATTCTCCTCTATGTGACTCAAGAGACGAAAAACGACGAGCTCCAGACTTCGGGGAAAGGATTGATTGGCTGTGGCATTGTTTCGAATAAGAGGACAAAAAACGAATCGTGGTGGTGGAACGAATTCCATCAGAACATTGAGTATCGAAATATCGTAGAATTTGACGAGCTATACGTCACTGGTGACGTCGATGAACTTGACCTCGAGACGTCGATCAACGAGAAGTCTACGAGTACAATTGAATCTGAAATCAAGGCGCTCAAGCAGAATCGCATTCCTCATGAAACGCTGAAAGAGAAGTCACAACAGCTTCGCGAGAAGGATTTCCCCGTCGTCAGTGTCTTAGTCAATCTCCACGTAGAAAAAGACGAGAACCGTGAACTGGTCTACTGGATTTTGCAGATCCTCTCTTCGCGTGTTACTTCCCGAGAATACGATCGGTCCGAGATCGATGTCCTGAGTCCAGAACCGCAGCCAAATCGAGCAGATGAGATAGCCTCCCAGTTAGAGTCGACGGGACAGGTCATTCTCCATGGTCCGCCAGGAACAGGGAAAACGCATACTGCTCGAAAATTCGCCCACTGGTGGCTGAACGAAAAACTGGATCAGCCAACGGAGGACCAACTCCGAATTGTTACGTTCCACCCCTCGTTCAACTATGAGGACTTCCTCGAGGGACTCACTGCGAAACAAGACGAGTCAGGGACGGTGACCTACGATATTGAAGATGGGATCTTCAAACGGATCTGTCGCGATGCAGAGCGAGCTTACAACGATGCCGACGATCCAGCAGACGCACCACCATACATTCTTATTATCGACGAGATCAACCGTGGGAACCTTGCAAAGATCTTCGGCGAGACCATCACGCAGTTAGAGCAAAACAAGCGGCTTGGTGCCGAAGAAGAGGTGACTGTCGAACTAGCACACTCGGGCGATGAGTTCGGTGTTCCGCCAAATCTCTACGTCATTGGAACGATGAATACTGCCGATCGCTCGATCGCACTAATCGATGCAGCGCTTCGTCGTCGGTTTAGTTTCCTGTCGTTCCCACCCAATTACGATGTGTTCGCTACAGAGTATGATCTCCAATCTGGACTCAGTGATTTCGTCGACGAACAGCTCTCATTCAGGGAGATCCTCGAGAACTCTATTCAAGCGCTCCAAGTCATGAATGCAAATATTTTGGATTCAGGTGAGCTCGGGAAGGGAAAGCGAGTTGGCCACTCCTACCTACTTGGATTGGATTCGGTCAAAGAAGTACGCGATGCGTGGTACTACAATATCCTGCCGCTGTTAGAAGAGTACTATTTCGAGGAGCTTGGTCGGCTCCAGTCGTCTGTGTTCGAGACGGACCACTGCGCGCTCTTTGACATGCAAAACAGAGAGATTGCGCAGTTCAATGAGGAGACGCTCAACAAGGAACTCAAGCAGCTGTTGGAACGCACTGACCAGCCCTATTCACTCCCCGATGAGTAG
- a CDS encoding sensor histidine kinase: MSDQPTLAEFAVEQSESDEQTEMLDPNASNETVTMTADKQVATYLIEDQMADLTDAIREAVQNGIDSPNSTRVLVSVSPERSIIVDDGAGVDLESTEGKRNLSVLGAGTKQRADDETIGEWGIGKGAIIAKGAVRIWSHSRALHFDYRDQRTTGPWADSSGREGNVVETEHSLGGVLVEIDHYEGEVPDPESYRWHRYVRDLRKRFAYVHSQTDVDVIINGESAARGDPREAISETSGPSITRETDDAVIALEHTSHEGLEIYSNGLYVTTSREYGVSGVVVSKGNLTLNFARNDIQSGCDRWERIEQTLEETRDELYDEVPDDRLDDESREVMVEQMFSGSSSTDWTNRSLFQLANESRISLTRIQAAPEIGWIESAEKGADKLVERGYVVLDTSDPATKRLREYTDRDDADLELPSSFDVGERAEAEGVWTGYNCIDDESQLNADQRRYLLFARVLATELGIDREIYYGEASADAWTDGRTYIAITDSAVSSRQREVWMHDLYLVLLHEAAHETASTDQPSHGHHFESTYRSLVEDPANREAFANLVQQVVAGGFESVFQEYDVESS; encoded by the coding sequence ATGTCCGATCAGCCAACGCTCGCGGAGTTCGCAGTCGAACAGTCCGAGTCCGATGAGCAGACTGAGATGCTGGATCCGAATGCATCCAATGAAACAGTCACGATGACTGCCGATAAGCAGGTCGCGACGTACCTCATCGAAGATCAGATGGCAGACCTCACTGACGCGATTCGTGAAGCCGTACAAAACGGCATCGACAGTCCGAACTCGACTCGAGTCCTGGTTAGTGTCTCACCCGAACGCTCAATCATCGTCGACGATGGTGCTGGTGTTGATCTCGAGTCAACCGAGGGGAAACGCAACTTGTCAGTGCTTGGTGCCGGGACGAAGCAGCGAGCCGATGACGAGACCATCGGTGAGTGGGGAATCGGGAAAGGCGCAATCATCGCAAAGGGTGCCGTTCGCATCTGGAGTCATTCTCGAGCGCTTCATTTCGATTATCGTGATCAGCGGACGACTGGGCCGTGGGCAGACAGCAGTGGCCGAGAGGGAAACGTAGTTGAGACTGAGCACTCCCTCGGTGGCGTTCTCGTCGAAATCGATCACTACGAAGGAGAGGTGCCTGATCCAGAGAGCTACCGATGGCATCGCTATGTGCGCGACCTTCGCAAGCGGTTCGCATACGTGCACTCACAGACCGACGTCGATGTTATCATCAACGGGGAGTCAGCAGCACGTGGCGATCCGCGTGAGGCAATCAGTGAGACGTCAGGACCCTCGATTACTCGCGAGACGGATGATGCAGTGATCGCCCTGGAGCATACGTCGCATGAGGGTCTTGAGATCTACAGCAACGGGCTCTACGTCACGACGAGTCGAGAGTACGGCGTCAGTGGAGTAGTTGTCTCGAAGGGCAATCTCACTCTGAACTTCGCTCGAAACGATATCCAGTCCGGCTGTGATCGCTGGGAACGGATCGAACAAACGCTTGAGGAGACTCGAGATGAACTGTACGACGAAGTACCAGACGATCGCTTGGATGATGAAAGCCGTGAGGTGATGGTCGAACAGATGTTCTCGGGCTCGAGTTCCACCGACTGGACTAACCGGTCGCTATTCCAGCTGGCGAATGAGTCTCGGATTAGTCTTACTCGAATTCAAGCCGCCCCGGAAATCGGATGGATTGAGAGCGCCGAGAAAGGCGCGGATAAGCTCGTCGAGCGTGGCTATGTCGTTCTCGATACAAGCGATCCAGCAACCAAGCGGCTTCGTGAGTATACTGACCGCGATGACGCGGACCTCGAGTTGCCGTCTTCGTTCGACGTCGGCGAACGAGCGGAGGCAGAAGGCGTGTGGACTGGCTACAATTGCATCGACGATGAGTCACAGTTGAATGCTGATCAGCGTCGCTATCTGTTGTTCGCCCGTGTTCTCGCTACCGAACTCGGGATCGATCGTGAGATCTACTATGGCGAGGCGAGTGCCGATGCCTGGACTGACGGCCGGACATATATCGCAATCACTGACTCTGCTGTCTCGAGTCGTCAGCGAGAGGTATGGATGCATGATCTGTATCTGGTACTCCTGCACGAAGCCGCCCACGAAACTGCGAGTACCGATCAGCCATCGCATGGCCATCACTTCGAAAGCACCTATCGATCACTGGTTGAAGATCCAGCGAATCGTGAGGCCTTTGCCAATCTTGTCCAACAGGTTGTTGCTGGCGGGTTTGAATCGGTGTTTCAGGAATACGATGTAGAGTCATCTTGA